The genomic interval GATCGAAGAGGTTACCGAATTCCGCCAGACCAGCGGCACCACCGGTCAGCCCGTCTATCAGCCGGACACCTGGCAGGACTGGGAATGGTGGGCGGAGTGCTGGGCCTGCCTGCTGTGGGCACAGGGATACCGGCCGGCAGATCGCGTCTTCATTCCCTTCGGATACAATGTGTTCGTCGCCTTCTGGGCCGGGCACTATGGAGCCGAGAAGATCGGATGCGAAGTCGTTCCGGGCGGTGTCCTGGATACATCGGCCCGGATTCTCAAAATCCAGGAGCTTCGGGCAACGGCCATGATGGCCACCCCCACCTATGTGCTGGGCATGGCGGAAACGGCCCGCAAGGCGCTCGGCATCGATCCGAGATCGCTTGGCATCCGGAAGATCACCTGCGCAGGCGAGCCAGGCGCCAGCATTCCCAGCACCAAACTGCGCATGGAATCGGAGTGGGGAGCCAAGGTGTACGATCATTCCGGTGCGACGGAAATCGGCGCCTGGTCCTTCGAATGCCAGGAGCAGCCGGGCGGACTCCATGTCAACGAAGGCTTCTTTCTGGTGGAAATCGAGGATATCGACACCGGAGAGGCCATCACGGAGCCCGGCCGGAAAGGCAAGATGATCATCACGGCCTTCGACCGGATCGCCCAGCCCTGCATCCGGTTCGATTCCAAGGACATCATCGAATGGGCCGATTTCCCCTGCCCCTGCGGCAGAGGATACCGGCTGATCCGGGGTGGGGTCCAGGGCCGGGCCGATGACATCACCAAAGTCAAAGGTGTACTGCTTTCGCCATCGGCCATCGAGGAAGTCGTGCGGGGAATCGATGGGCTCGGAAACGAATATGAGGTGATCGTCGATAAGGCCGGAGACACGGATCGCATCCGGCTCCGGGTGGAAGTGCTACCGGAAGATGACGCCAGAAAGGCGGCCATCCTGCGGGAACTCAACGATCAATTGCGGCTGAAAACGAATTTGCGCTACGATATCGAATTTCATCGGCCGGGTGCACTCCCGCGATACGAAGTCAAGGCCAAACGATTCAAGGATTTGCGGCATACCCATTGAACGAAGGGACCGGACCCATGCCTTCTGACATCGATTCAGATTCGATCATTCGAAAAATTGCAGACATGCGCGCCATTGCCGAAGAATTGCGGAAACATGAAGCAAGACTTCCCGCCTTGGGCAAAAACCTGAAGCGAATTCTGGCAAGCATTCGCATGCTTGAAATCAATTTTTCGGATATCGATCCGGAACACAAGGAAAACCCATGCCATTGAGCCAATTACAAAAGCGGCTTGTTTCGTCACTCCGGTGAAAGCACCGTTTTCGGGAATCAATCAAATCGTATCGGAATATCTATGGAAACCTATCCTCATCTGAATGGCAAACGCATTCTGGTCGT from Desulfatirhabdium butyrativorans DSM 18734 carries:
- a CDS encoding phenylacetate--CoA ligase family protein; protein product: MTIYWNPILETLDRERLEALQLKKFQRIFRWAYERSRFHRSLYDRAGIRPEDIRSMADVRRVPKVEKSMMRDIQRKDPFPYGDALCVPIEEVTEFRQTSGTTGQPVYQPDTWQDWEWWAECWACLLWAQGYRPADRVFIPFGYNVFVAFWAGHYGAEKIGCEVVPGGVLDTSARILKIQELRATAMMATPTYVLGMAETARKALGIDPRSLGIRKITCAGEPGASIPSTKLRMESEWGAKVYDHSGATEIGAWSFECQEQPGGLHVNEGFFLVEIEDIDTGEAITEPGRKGKMIITAFDRIAQPCIRFDSKDIIEWADFPCPCGRGYRLIRGGVQGRADDITKVKGVLLSPSAIEEVVRGIDGLGNEYEVIVDKAGDTDRIRLRVEVLPEDDARKAAILRELNDQLRLKTNLRYDIEFHRPGALPRYEVKAKRFKDLRHTH